In Oryctolagus cuniculus chromosome 18, mOryCun1.1, whole genome shotgun sequence, the DNA window CATCTTCTAGTTTTCAATCTTCTAGTTTTCATCTTCTAGTGGGTTCAATCTTTGTATGTCTAGGAATGTcttttttcaacatttaaaacAGATTGAGGGGCctacgctgtggtgtagtgggtaaagccactggctgcagcaccatatgggtgctgatttgagtcccagctgctccacttttgatccagctctctgctatggcctggtaagcagcggaaaatggcccaagtccttgggcccctgcacccacatgggagacccggaagaatctccaggctcctggctttggattggcacagctctggccattgcagccaattggggagtgaaccagcggatggaagacttctctcgcttgctctttgcctctgctctctctctgtttaactctgactttcaaattaataaataaatcttggcctgcactgtggttcacttggttaatcctccacctgaggtgccggcatcccttattggcactgggttctagttccagttgctcctcttccagtccaactcttctgtgacccgggaaggcagtggaggatggcccaagtgcttgggcccctgcacctgcttgggagaccaggaagaagcaactggctcctggcttcgaatcgacgtagctctggctgtagcggccatttggggggtgaactaacggaaggaagacctttctgtctctctttctcactgtcaaactctgtcaaataaataaaaccaaataaacaaataaatctcaaaaacaaaacaaaacagattgaTAGTTTGGTTGTAGAATTCTAGGTCAAATTTTTTTCTCTGAGGATTTTTCTTGCAATTTCCTACTtttgtagacatttttcaaaatccatTGCCTCTGATTCCTGATGCCTTGTATCTGACCTGCTCTTTAGAAGCTTTCAGTGTCTTGTCTTTGTGCCTTATCCTGAGATCTTACTCTTAGCTGttgggaaaaggaggaggagaagcgcATACACAGATGATTTACTGCAAGAAGGGTACTGCGCTGGGCCTCATATGTACAACTTCATTTACCTGGGAAACTCCTCTGGCCTAGATTGTGTACTTTCCCAGCCTTCTTTGATTAATGGAAGCACCTCGCTCTACATAGGCAGTTTTGTCTGGAGAAGCAGAATGCCGTGGAGGCACAGTGACCCAGCTGTGGTTTTCTGTTTGCAGTCCTCCGCTTCCATCCCAGGCATTCATATGCTCACTGTATTTCACTTCCTCTACCTtaatcttctttctctcttacctTCATGAAAACACTTTTTATTAATCAAGTCACACGCTTGCTTGTTGTTCCAGGAGTCGGTGGTGTTCAGTGATGTATCGGTAGAATTCTCTCAAGAGGAGTGGGAATACCTGAGTGATGATCAGAGAACTCTATACAGAAATGTGATGCTGGAGAATTACAGCAACCTGGTTTCGATGGGTAAGGACATCTGTCCAGAATTACTCAGGAAGATCTGCTAACCCCAAAGTGAAGTGTTCTCCCATCTTTGAAAAAACAGTTGAGTTTCTATAATTCTGTCTCCACAGAAATGTCCTAAATATAgtagagataaaaagagaaactacATTGAATTCTGGGAGAAATTTCAGATCTTCTGTTACATTTCATGAGACAGTTGTACTTTTCTTTGACTCTTCTGTAATAACATGACTGTCTTAATAAATGAAGGGAGTAGATTTGAATTCTGGAATCTCATTCTAAATTTAtctcattacttttttttgtaaGTAGGATATTCCATTTCCAAACCAAATGTGATCTCCTGCTTGGAGCAAGGGAAGGAGCCCTGGTTGGTTAGCAGAGAGCTAACAAGAAGTCAGTGGCCAGGTAAGTGAGGTGTGGTAGGTACTGACCTAATTGGTCAATGGAGAGACTTCATCTTCGAGCTTATTGTGCAAGcataagactttttttaaaaaaagatttatttatttatttatttgaaagtcaaaggtagagttacagacagtgagagggagagacagaaaggtcatccttccattggttcaccccacaaatggccgcaatggccggaactatgctAGTCCTAAGGGTAccacgggcggaggattaacctactgtgctctggcgccagcccctgattttcTAACATATATGAGCTATTTGCTgcagagaataaaaaaggaatatcCAACTTCAGAATTTATAGCTTAGGAGTACTATAACATGTCTATAAATATTAACTTCTACAAAGTAGAAGCATCATAAGTTAAAATAGAGAACTTAGCAGAAAATAAATGCCAATGATGTAGAGGAGGAGTTGATCCATGTGGAAGTCACAGGGAGAGGTTTGGGTGTAGGTCATCCACTTTAGACAGTGTCAAAAATAGAGGGCTGTGTCTCCATGGAGATGTTAAAGCTGACAAAGAGAAATTTAGTATTAAGGAGGAAAACCAGTACAGCACATTCATCCAATGTATGCTTATTGAGTACCTATTATATATGTTTAGCACTTCTCTCAAAACTGAGGTTATAATAGTGAATAAAATGTGCCAAACCTCTGTTCCCAGAACTTACCCTCCAGagcttggaaaaagaaaaaaataacaactatGTAATGTTTCAGGTAATAGTAAGTGTTaacaaaaaaatagagaaatggcaTAGAGGGGGCTGTTTTTTGTGAGATTCTAAGAGAAACTTTGGTTGACAGGGTAGCATTTGGGTAGAAATCTGAAGTATAAATGGTAAGTCATTGTATATGGTTTCCAGCAGAGGGAGCCAAACAGTGAAGAGCACTGAGTTTAGGTAGGCGTTGATTGAGGAGCTTCCTGGTAGTGAGTACAGATGAGATAAAGACGGCGCCCTGAGCGCCCAGAGTCCACAGGCCTACAGAATGACGAAGGTGTGCAAGGAAATGTGTGTGCAGCAGACAGCGAAATAGAGAAGGAACTCATAAAGATGAGATAGAGTATGTAATTATAGTTACATGTGTTTtcccttagaattttttttcttttagcacagTTCAAGTATTTGtacttttatatttagacttCTTTCCAATGCTTGTTTGCAAAAACATCATTCTGGTAGACAACTTTATGCATATAGATTTGATGTATTCATTTTTGCTTaggatagttttttttgtttttttgtttttttgtttttttttttaacaggcagagttagtgagaaacagagagaaaggtcttccttctgttggttcaccccccaaatagccgctacggctgttgtgctgcgccgatccaaagccaggagccaggtacctcctcctggtctcccatgtgagcgcagggcccaagcacttgggccatcctccactgccttcacgggccacagcagagctgtgactggaagaggagcaaccaggacagaaccggcgccgcaactgggactagaaccccggggtgccggcgccacaggtggaggattagcacagctctggccgttgcagccatgtggggagtgacccatcggatggaacacctctctctctgtctctacctttctctgcaactctttcaaataaataaagtggcccaagcacttgggccattttccagtgctttcccagatgaGTTCGTAGatagctggattagaattggagcagctgggactagaatcagcactcatgtgggttgctggcattgtaggtagctgcttaacacactgtaccacaacactggcccctgtaaatAGTTTCTACTAGTGAGCTCTGTagtcacattttatttcttatatgaTTCTTTGTTTTCCATGCAGTTAAAACTTGTcctataggggctggcgctgtggcatagtgggtaaagcccccgcctgcagtgccagcatcccatatggatgccagttcgggtctcagctgctccacttccgatccagctctctgctgtggcctgggaaagcagtagcagatggccgaagtccttgggcccctgcacctgtgtgggaagacccggaggaagctccttgctcctggcttcggattggcacaactccagctattgcaaccaactggggagtggaaccagtggatggaagacctctctcctctctctctctctgcctctccttctctctctgtgactctgactttcaaataaataaatctttaaaaaaaaaaaaaaagaattacatagagggggagacagagattttctatctgccagttcattccacaaatggccacaggagccaggagtttttctgtgtttcccacaagggtgtagggatccaaggacctggaccatcctctgttactttcccaagccatagcagagagctggatcggaagaggagcagctaggacactaaatggtgcccatatgggatgctggcaccacaggtggaggtttagtttactgtgccacagcaccaggctcaATACTTTTTCTTAAGATAATTTCATACCTGGGTTGCCACCCTCTGTTTCTTTATCATTTGTTAAAGAGCCCCTGGCCCTCCATTTATGGAATCTAGACTAGTGCTATGAAATACAACATTTCAACTGATGATGGAAGTATGTTATGTTTGTGATTTCTGCTTTGGCTGTCAAACACTGCAAATGTGAATAGTTTGAGGAAATGAATTtgaacttttaattattttaaatttaaatagccacatgtaGCTAATGGTAACTGTATTGGATAATGCAGATCTAACCAGAGACTGGCAAGCTTCTTGTACAAGGCCAGATAGTATTTTAGGCCTGTAGTCCATGCAGTCTGTCATAACTACCTACTTCTGCCATTGTACCTTAAAACTGCTATACACACTACATAATAAATGTGGCTGTGTTCCActaaaactgtggggagcaactgggagcaactcggactagactaagttactggaattaagacttattctatgcatctgctttcccacaatatggcgctgagaagggagtaacaacttctacacagctgcctctcgccagcttgagtgatgacctgcaggagctgatcctgctcctgattggaggagagcagcgtactcggcatgtgggtagcagagttgggattggtggaagaggactataaaggaggagagagacaacatgcaccaggaacatctatctgaaggaacacctgtgcagcccccaagagagccggccagtggtgtgccgctcccctgcggaagtgaggaaagtggcagggggaactgcccttccacggaggtggaagggatagtagccaacccgggaagaaccagcagcaaacccgggaagggccgagcaaacgaaagaacagcgcagggttcagtgtcgctcctccacgaagacagggagcgacataatggtgccgtgactcggatatgaagcctaggcagggtttagtgtcgttcctccatgaagagggggagcgacaaaaacgTAATTTATGAAAGCAACCACATGACCATAGTCCATAATATGCCAGCCTCTGAGAAGTTTTCTGTTAGGCATGTACATTCTTTCTGTCAACAGCCCTGATCAGTAGTAAAAATCATGTCCCGTATTTTAAAGTTCATGCTGTGGggtgctgggctgtgtgtgtgtgtgtgtgtgtgtatctgaggTTCCAGTCACACTGTACCACTGGAGGTAAGACTAAGGCATGTGTATATTTTGCAGCCTTCCCTGAGTAATCGGGATGTATAGGAAAGTTTAGTAACTGTGGCTTTGTTTTCCTCATCACTGTCCTCATCATACCACGTAACttcacctctgtctccctcttttctcacccatttttgaaaaattcagtTTAATTCTCCCACTTTAATTGAAACTTCActtctcttaagaaaaaaaatgtgcgattgcttttctgtttccttcccgTCCTAGAATCAAGCTGTGAGACTAAGAAATTCTTCCTGAAGAAGGAGATGTGTGAAATCGAGTCAGCCCAGTGGGAGATAATGCAGAGACTCACCAGGCGAGACCTTCCGTGTTCTGGGCTCAGAGGCGATTGGGAATGTGATGACCAGTTTGGGAAACTACATGGCTCTCAGAAGAGACGTTTCAGTCAACTGCTGATCACTCAGGAAGACCTGTCCGCCTTCAGTAAGCATCCATCTTTTACATTGCAACAAATCATTAATAGTAAAGAGAAATACTGTGAAACTAAAGAATACAGGAAAACCGTTAGACCTGGCTCACAGCTTACTGCTCATCAGATAATTCATAGCATTGAGAAGCCCTATGAATGTAAGGACTGTGGAAAGGCCTTCAGACATCCCTCGAGACTCACTcatcatcagaaaattcatactgGCAAGAAACCCTTTGAATGTAAGGATTGTGGGAAAACCTTTATTTGTGGCTCTGACCTTACACGACATCACAGAATTCACACtggtgagaaaccctatgaatgtaaggaatgtggaaaagcctttagtaGTGGTTCAAACTTTACCcggcatcagagaattcatactggTGAGAAGCCTTACGAATGTAAAGAATGTGGGAAGGCCTTTAGTAGTGGTTCAAACTTTACTCAACATCAAAGAATTCATACTGGcgagaaaccctatgaatgcaAGGAGTGTGGGAATGCCTTTAGTCAGAGCTCACAACTTATTAAGCATCAAAGAAtccacacaggtgagaaaccgtATGAATGTAAGGAATGTGAAAAGGCTTTTCGTTCTGGTTCAGACCTTACTagacaccagagaattcacactggtGAGAAGCCCTATGAATGTAAGATATGTGGGAAAGCCTATTCTCAGAGTTCGCAGCTTATTAGTCATCATAGAATTCATACTGGTGAGAAATCCTATGAATATAGGGAATGTGGAAAGAACTTTAACTATGGCTCACAACTTATTCAGCATCAAAATTTGTACTGGTGATAAGCCAGAATATATGAAACGTGGAAAGCTTTTAATATGGCTCAAAACTGTTCACAGAGAATTTATCTTGTTAAAAATAGGAACATTTGATGTGTTAACTACAGCTTATGAAGCCCAAGAAGAACCATGTAGAAAAACACCCTATGAATAAAAGAAATTTCTGAAGCCCAAAAACTCCTGTTTCTCTTGACATCAGGTTCTTCAGTCTAGTAAAGACAGCACTTCAAACATCTTTATAACCttaaacatcagagaattcatctGGAAAtgtaatatgtgtttttttttaaagatttatttatttatttgaaaatcaaagttacatagagagaagagaggcagaaagagggagagaggtcttcccatttgctggttcactccccaattggccacaacagccggagctgccccgatcaggagccaggagtaaggagtttcttccaggtctcccacatgggtgcagggcccaaggacttgggccatcttccactgccttcccaggccatagcaaagagctgggttggaagtggagcagctggtacttgaactggcgctcacatgggatgcaggcattgcagacggtggctttatccGTTACCCCCCAGCGCCAGCTCCAAtcatgtgattttaattttctttttctccatatgTTGTCTGTAATTGTTATATGCTTAATATTTTAATCTAAAAGTTTATGTGACTATAGAAATCATCTGCTTACATAATGGTTTGTTTAATATCTGCAAGAAGTatgcccttttttatttttaaagatttgctctttataaatttaaagttttcatatatgtatatgaacaACTGTGCACTCAGTAAACAGATCTTTTAATATCTTCAAGCTGTTTCATTGTACCACCATGATATAGTTTTATCGAATCCCTATTGATGAACACTGAAGTTTCCTCCAGTATTTTGCCGTAATACATGCCAATAGCTTCTCGGCCTGTTGGCTAAGATCAAGTTGGGTATCTGTTCTCATCAGTTTAATAATACATGTCAAGTAGTAATTACATGTCCTTGATAGTTGTTCTCCCTAGGCACATCTTCGAATCATGTCTTCTGCTtgaattacaaaaataataaatgaggccggcgctgtggctcaataggctaatcttccaccttgcggtgccggcacaccgggttctagtcccggtcggggcaccggattctgtcctggttgcccctcttccaggccagctctctgctgtggccagggagtgcagtggaggatggcccaggtgcttgggccctgcaccccatgggagaccaggagaagcacctggctcctgccttgggatcagggcagtgtgccggccgcagcgcgccagccgcggcggccattggagagtgaaccaatggaaaaggaagacctttttctctgtctctctctctcactgtccactctgcctgtcaaaaaaaaaaaaaaaaaaagtgaatacattttccttattaaaaatgtaaagattaTAAGAGACAGACATTCTTTTAGATTGCCATTCTTATACCTATTTCCCTTTCCAAACGATAGTCATCAATTTTTTTACTTAGCCTTTctgatcatttttctttgttttatggaTAAATGTCTTGATGATTATTATAAAGTGGAGATAATTATAATACCTACCTCATAATGTTTTGTCAGGACTAAATGAGTTAACAGACCAGTGCTTAGAATTGTGTCTGCcgtataataaatacataattactGAATATTAGTCATTGTGACAGTCATCATTGTCATCAGTATTATTTGTTGAAAGGTTTTATGACTTTCTGCAGATTACTCACTATTAgacaaagtatttatttaaagaaaaactcttTGAGAGTAATGGATTAGGAAAAGTTTCTATCAATACTTATTTCCTATTGAACATGAAATTAATAATCCTGGAtgttagggggccagcattgtgatgtagcaggtaaaggcattgcctatgacaccggcatcccatatgggcaccagttcgtgtcctgactgctccacttccgatccagctctctgctagcagCCTAAGAAAAGTaccacaggatggcccaagtgatcaAGCCCCTGctaaccctgtgggagacccagatgaagctccgggctcctggttttggcctggccattgtggccatctggggagtgacccagtgggtacatgattctttctctctctctctctctaaatgactttcaaaataaatgctcttttaaaataataataacaatcctaggaagtgcagtggaggatggcccaagtacttgggccctgcaccccatgggagaccaggataagtacctggctcctgccatcggatcagcgtggtgcactggccgcagcgcgctggccgcggcgaccattggagggtgaaccaacggcaaaggaagccctttctctctgtctctctctctcactgtccactctgcctgtcaaaaaaataaataaataaatacaatcctGGATGTTGGTGGGAAAGTAGTGAGGATAATATGTAGGAAGAATTTCATTCAGATTGGCGTCCTTTTTGCAACATCCTGTAATACCTACGGTAAAAATAATCCAGAATATAGACAAAACATTGGTTATCCTGAATAGAAATCGTGGAAAGGCAAACAGCATTATGTTTGAAAAATGGATAGAAAGATACCTTATAGTTAGAGTTTTAAAATGTTCTACTGAATACAATTCCTGATGCATTTGAAAACCTAAAACAGAGGGATTTTTAGGAAAATACCGTGTTACCagtactgattaaaaaaaaaaaaaaacaccatacaGGAAAAAACTGTGGGATCAATTGTCTATTACTGACAAAGCACTGAACTCAATTCCTTTTTAAGGAAAACTTTACGAAGCTTGTgaggaattttttcttttaaagattgctttatttgtttggaagcagagttacagagaagcagaggcggggggtgggggagaggagagagagagagagagaggttttccatctgctggttcactccccaagtagccacaatggccatagctgggctgatctgaagcccggagccgggaactttttctgggtttctcacaaGGATGTGGGGGCCCaacaacctgggccatcttctgctgttttcccaggccatagcagaaagctgaattggaagtggaacagccaagacgtGTACCAGCACTGTTATGGGTTGCCAGcacagcaggaggcagctttacccaccactccACATCACCAGCCCTGAATTGTTTCAATTATGTAGAAATGACACCTAGTACCATTCCAATATATTGTCAGAAATGCATTGGTATGACACAAGAAAACTATT includes these proteins:
- the LOC100343459 gene encoding zinc finger protein 566 isoform X2; its protein translation is MAQESVVFSDVSVEFSQEEWEYLSDDQRTLYRNVMLENYSNLVSMGYSISKPNVISCLEQGKEPWLVSRELTRSQWPESSCETKKFFLKKEMCEIESAQWEIMQRLTRRDLPCSGLRGDWECDDQFGKLHGSQKRRFSQLLITQEDLSAFSKHPSFTLQQIINSKEKYCETKEYRKTVRPGSQLTAHQIIHSIEKPYECKDCGKAFRHPSRLTHHQKIHTGKKPFECKDCGKTFICGSDLTRHHRIHTGEKPYECKECGKAFSSGSNFTRHQRIHTGEKPYECKECGKAFSSGSNFTQHQRIHTGEKPYECKECGNAFSQSSQLIKHQRIHTGEKPYECKECEKAFRSGSDLTRHQRIHTGEKPYECKICGKAYSQSSQLISHHRIHTGEKSYEYRECGKNFNYGSQLIQHQNLYW
- the LOC100343459 gene encoding zinc finger protein 566 isoform X1, whose protein sequence is MAQESVVFSDVSVEFSQEEWEYLSDDQRTLYRNVMLENYSNLVSMVGYSISKPNVISCLEQGKEPWLVSRELTRSQWPESSCETKKFFLKKEMCEIESAQWEIMQRLTRRDLPCSGLRGDWECDDQFGKLHGSQKRRFSQLLITQEDLSAFSKHPSFTLQQIINSKEKYCETKEYRKTVRPGSQLTAHQIIHSIEKPYECKDCGKAFRHPSRLTHHQKIHTGKKPFECKDCGKTFICGSDLTRHHRIHTGEKPYECKECGKAFSSGSNFTRHQRIHTGEKPYECKECGKAFSSGSNFTQHQRIHTGEKPYECKECGNAFSQSSQLIKHQRIHTGEKPYECKECEKAFRSGSDLTRHQRIHTGEKPYECKICGKAYSQSSQLISHHRIHTGEKSYEYRECGKNFNYGSQLIQHQNLYW
- the LOC100343459 gene encoding zinc finger protein 566 isoform X3, coding for MCEIESAQWEIMQRLTRRDLPCSGLRGDWECDDQFGKLHGSQKRRFSQLLITQEDLSAFSKHPSFTLQQIINSKEKYCETKEYRKTVRPGSQLTAHQIIHSIEKPYECKDCGKAFRHPSRLTHHQKIHTGKKPFECKDCGKTFICGSDLTRHHRIHTGEKPYECKECGKAFSSGSNFTRHQRIHTGEKPYECKECGKAFSSGSNFTQHQRIHTGEKPYECKECGNAFSQSSQLIKHQRIHTGEKPYECKECEKAFRSGSDLTRHQRIHTGEKPYECKICGKAYSQSSQLISHHRIHTGEKSYEYRECGKNFNYGSQLIQHQNLYW